A stretch of the Archangium violaceum genome encodes the following:
- a CDS encoding fibronectin type III domain-containing protein: MLIHRLPQLTRRLGQQAFALAFIAALVLSLLPTLASAADRGAWAAYTNYAVADTVTYDGKGYECRQAHQSLPGWEPPNVAALWTEKAGSSDTQAPSAPSGLTSTSKSSTSVSLSWSASTDNVGVTGYEVFSGSTLAATTTGTSVTVSGLSPNTTYTFTVKARDAAGNRSAASSAFSVTTDPQIADSQAPTAPTSLRSTGTTSNSVSLTWNASTDNIGVTGYEVFVGGSTLAATTTATSATVSGLSPSTTYTFTVKARDAAGNRSAASVSASATTLATSTGDIPSKILIGYWHNFDNGSGFIRLRNVSPKWDVINVSFAEPTNGATGGTIGFTPYNSTEADFKADVAYLKSQGKKVLISIGGANGQVRLETEAARTAFVNSMISIIEKYGFDGMDIDFEGHSLQLNSGDSDFRNPTTPLIKNLISAIRAVRDHFGSKFVLTMAPETFFVQLGYSFYGGSCLGCDTRAGAYLPVIHALRDILSWLQVQDYNSGPITGLDDQYHNMGNADFHVAMTDMLLTGFPVGKNPSYFFPALRPDQVAIGLPANVNAGGGYTAPAEVQKAVDALVKGIPIGSYTVRSNVANNKSLRGLMSWSVNWDAFANYEFTNSHRPYLDALK, encoded by the coding sequence ATGCTCATCCATCGTTTGCCACAGCTGACCCGACGTCTGGGGCAACAGGCGTTCGCACTGGCGTTCATCGCCGCACTGGTGCTGAGCCTGCTTCCCACCCTGGCCTCCGCCGCCGACCGCGGCGCCTGGGCGGCCTATACCAACTATGCCGTCGCCGACACCGTCACCTACGACGGCAAGGGCTATGAGTGCCGTCAGGCCCATCAGTCCCTCCCGGGTTGGGAGCCGCCCAACGTCGCCGCCCTCTGGACCGAGAAGGCCGGCAGCTCCGACACCCAGGCCCCCTCGGCTCCCTCGGGCCTCACCTCCACCTCCAAATCCTCCACCAGCGTCTCCCTCTCCTGGAGCGCCTCCACCGACAACGTCGGCGTCACCGGTTACGAGGTCTTCTCCGGCTCCACCCTCGCGGCCACCACCACCGGCACCAGCGTCACCGTCTCCGGCCTCTCCCCCAACACCACCTATACCTTCACCGTGAAGGCCCGCGACGCCGCTGGCAACCGCTCCGCCGCAAGCTCCGCCTTCAGCGTCACCACCGACCCGCAGATCGCCGACTCCCAGGCGCCCACCGCTCCGACGAGCCTGCGCTCCACGGGCACCACCAGCAACAGCGTCTCCCTCACCTGGAACGCCTCCACGGATAACATCGGCGTCACCGGCTACGAGGTATTCGTCGGCGGCTCGACCCTGGCGGCGACCACCACCGCCACCAGCGCCACCGTCTCCGGCCTCTCGCCCAGCACCACCTATACCTTCACCGTGAAGGCCCGTGATGCCGCTGGCAACCGCTCCGCCGCCAGCGTCAGCGCCTCCGCGACGACGCTCGCCACGTCCACGGGCGACATCCCCAGCAAGATCCTCATCGGCTACTGGCACAACTTCGACAACGGCTCTGGCTTCATCCGGCTGCGCAATGTCTCTCCGAAGTGGGATGTGATCAACGTCTCCTTCGCCGAGCCGACGAACGGCGCGACGGGAGGCACGATTGGCTTCACGCCCTACAACTCCACCGAGGCCGACTTCAAGGCGGACGTCGCGTACCTGAAGAGCCAGGGCAAGAAGGTGCTCATCTCCATCGGCGGCGCCAACGGCCAGGTCCGGCTGGAGACCGAGGCGGCCAGGACCGCCTTCGTGAACTCGATGATCTCCATCATCGAGAAGTACGGGTTCGACGGAATGGACATCGACTTCGAGGGCCATTCGTTGCAGCTCAACTCCGGTGATTCGGACTTCAGGAATCCGACGACCCCTCTCATCAAGAATCTGATCTCCGCCATCCGCGCCGTGCGCGACCACTTCGGCTCGAAGTTCGTGCTCACGATGGCGCCGGAGACGTTCTTCGTGCAGCTCGGGTATTCGTTCTACGGCGGCAGCTGCCTGGGTTGCGACACCCGCGCCGGAGCCTACCTGCCGGTCATCCACGCGCTCCGGGACATCCTCAGCTGGTTGCAGGTCCAGGACTACAACTCCGGACCGATCACGGGGCTCGACGACCAGTATCACAACATGGGCAACGCGGACTTCCATGTCGCGATGACCGACATGCTGCTCACCGGGTTCCCCGTCGGCAAGAACCCGAGCTACTTCTTCCCCGCGCTTCGTCCGGATCAGGTGGCCATCGGGCTTCCAGCCAATGTCAATGCGGGCGGCGGCTATACGGCTCCCGCGGAAGTGCAGAAGGCGGTGGATGCCCTGGTGAAGGGAATTCCGATCGGCTCCTACACCGTGCGCAGCAATGTGGCGAACAACAAGAGCCTCCGGGGACTGATGTCCTGGTCGGTGAACTGGGACGCCTTCGCGAACTACGAGTTCACGAACAGCCACCGGCCCTATCTCGATGCCCTGAAGTAA
- a CDS encoding DUF2252 domain-containing protein: protein MPVRSKTRATARHSAARRSRRKPRIVVRHDLTAPEPAPPLIPELMPSRRERKHQGRVLREKTPRAEHSRWNPPADRPDPITLLEASNSGRLPSLVPIRHARMLEDPFAFLRGSAVVMANDLAHTPHTGIKVQACGDAHLANFGVYATPERNLVFDVNDFDETLPAPWEWDLKRLVASIWVAGRCNGVAEARCEEAVEASVRSYRRWMGRMSRWSFLDVWYSCVDAREVLESIGQEERESTEKTLAQARRRTQLATLPKLTELREGRRCIIHAPPLVVRSPREHAELLAEVLQVMAGGYLSSLQGDRGTLVRRYQTVDVARKVVGVGSVGTRCYIALLLGAHEEDPLFLQVKEAGPSVLEPFAGKSAYPHAGQRVVEGQRLMQAASDIFLGWCQVGGRDFYVRQLRDMKGSIDVERLSPRGLREYASLCGQTLARAHARGGDAAMLRGYLGRSGAFDLALCRFARAYADQTEQDFALFQKAVRSGRLLAHEES from the coding sequence GTGCCCGTTCGTTCCAAGACTCGCGCCACGGCGCGTCATTCCGCCGCCCGCCGCTCCCGTCGCAAGCCCCGGATCGTGGTCCGGCATGATCTGACCGCACCGGAACCCGCGCCTCCGCTGATTCCCGAGCTCATGCCGAGCCGCCGGGAGCGCAAGCATCAGGGCCGGGTTCTGCGCGAGAAGACGCCGCGAGCGGAGCATTCCCGGTGGAATCCCCCGGCGGATCGGCCGGATCCCATCACGCTGCTGGAGGCCTCCAACAGCGGCCGGCTCCCGTCCCTCGTTCCCATCCGCCACGCGCGCATGCTCGAGGATCCGTTCGCCTTCCTCCGGGGCTCGGCCGTCGTCATGGCGAACGATCTGGCGCACACTCCTCATACGGGCATCAAGGTGCAGGCCTGTGGGGACGCGCACCTGGCCAACTTCGGCGTGTACGCCACCCCTGAACGCAACCTCGTCTTCGACGTCAACGATTTCGACGAGACGCTTCCCGCGCCCTGGGAGTGGGACCTCAAGCGGTTGGTGGCGAGCATCTGGGTGGCGGGTCGCTGCAATGGCGTGGCGGAGGCCCGGTGCGAGGAGGCGGTGGAGGCCAGCGTGCGCAGCTACCGCCGCTGGATGGGCAGGATGTCCCGCTGGTCCTTCCTCGACGTCTGGTATTCGTGCGTGGACGCCCGGGAGGTGCTGGAGTCGATTGGCCAGGAGGAGCGGGAGAGTACGGAGAAGACGCTCGCCCAGGCGCGCCGGCGGACCCAGTTGGCCACCCTGCCCAAGCTCACCGAGCTGCGCGAGGGTCGCCGCTGCATCATCCACGCCCCGCCCCTCGTGGTGCGCTCCCCTCGTGAGCACGCGGAGCTGCTGGCCGAGGTGCTCCAGGTCATGGCCGGGGGTTACCTGTCCTCGCTGCAGGGGGACCGCGGCACGTTGGTGCGGCGCTACCAGACGGTGGATGTGGCGCGCAAGGTCGTGGGCGTGGGCAGCGTGGGGACGCGTTGCTACATCGCGTTGCTGCTCGGCGCGCACGAGGAGGACCCTCTCTTCCTCCAGGTGAAGGAGGCGGGGCCGTCCGTGTTGGAGCCCTTCGCCGGCAAGAGCGCCTACCCCCATGCCGGGCAGCGGGTGGTGGAGGGGCAGCGGTTGATGCAGGCCGCCAGCGACATCTTCCTCGGCTGGTGCCAGGTGGGCGGACGCGACTTCTACGTGCGCCAGCTGCGCGACATGAAGGGCAGCATCGACGTGGAGCGCCTGTCACCCCGCGGGCTACGCGAGTACGCCTCGCTCTGTGGTCAGACATTGGCCCGGGCCCACGCGCGTGGGGGAGACGCGGCCATGCTGCGCGGCTATCTCGGCCGGAGCGGGGCGTTCGACCTGGCCCTGTGTCGCTTCGCGCGCGCCTACGCCGACCAGACCGAGCAGGACTTCGCCCTCTTCCAGAAGGCGGTGCGCAGCGGCCGGCTCCTGGCCCACGAGGAGTCCTGA
- a CDS encoding DUF2378 family protein: MRMGTESNPGNDIAYDAEKDLQHRLSLATPQHTTRGFLFTSMLRVVRELGQNEAMVQRCLAASGEKSFAEFFNYPTRSLLLLLSAAARALSPRYNDNFEEALRQIGFKAGQSYMETAVGRTALQQAGGGPQQFMIALQTLYWVVTTYGKPAVSWTGPNSGVITIQRTFLPLAYHEGGAWAIAQKLGIKLVSVRARKTGDLSIDLEVSW, translated from the coding sequence ATGCGAATGGGTACTGAGTCGAATCCGGGCAACGACATCGCGTACGACGCCGAGAAGGATCTCCAGCACCGGTTGAGCCTGGCGACGCCCCAGCACACCACGCGGGGATTCCTGTTCACCTCCATGCTGCGCGTGGTGCGGGAGCTCGGGCAGAACGAGGCCATGGTGCAGCGCTGCCTGGCGGCCAGCGGGGAGAAGTCCTTCGCGGAGTTCTTCAACTATCCCACCCGCTCGCTGCTGCTGTTGCTCTCCGCGGCGGCTCGCGCGCTGAGCCCCAGGTACAACGACAACTTCGAGGAGGCCCTGCGACAGATCGGGTTCAAGGCGGGGCAGAGCTACATGGAGACCGCCGTCGGGCGCACGGCGCTGCAACAGGCCGGAGGAGGTCCCCAGCAGTTCATGATCGCCCTGCAGACGCTCTACTGGGTCGTGACGACCTATGGAAAGCCCGCGGTGTCGTGGACGGGGCCGAACAGTGGCGTCATCACCATCCAGCGCACCTTCCTGCCGCTCGCCTACCATGAGGGAGGGGCGTGGGCGATCGCCCAGAAGCTGGGCATCAAGCTCGTGAGCGTCCGCGCGCGGAAGACCGGAGACCTCAGCATCGACCTGGAGGTCTCCTGGTAG
- a CDS encoding superoxide dismutase family protein has translation MKIRALLTATVLCFAGPALAQGKAPTAKEKAAAKKEEKAATKTGAAAGATADVKDAKGQSVGTVTLTETPHGMLVKGSLSNIPPGEHAIHIHQTGKCEAPAFTSAGGHLNPAKKKHGVLAAEGKHEGDLPNLYVNADGKVQFDFFAHGLAMKDVQDQDGAAIVVHATADDYKSDPAGNAGDRIACGLVQAQK, from the coding sequence ATGAAAATCCGCGCGCTGCTCACCGCAACCGTCCTCTGCTTCGCCGGCCCCGCGCTCGCCCAGGGCAAGGCCCCCACCGCCAAGGAGAAGGCCGCCGCCAAGAAGGAGGAGAAGGCCGCCACGAAGACCGGGGCCGCGGCTGGCGCCACCGCCGATGTGAAGGACGCGAAGGGCCAATCCGTGGGCACGGTGACGCTCACCGAGACGCCTCATGGAATGCTCGTGAAGGGCTCGCTCTCCAACATTCCCCCCGGCGAGCACGCCATCCACATCCACCAGACGGGCAAGTGCGAGGCCCCTGCCTTCACCTCCGCCGGAGGCCACCTCAACCCGGCCAAGAAGAAGCACGGCGTCCTCGCGGCCGAGGGCAAGCACGAGGGTGACCTGCCCAACCTCTACGTGAACGCCGATGGCAAGGTGCAGTTCGACTTCTTCGCCCACGGCCTCGCGATGAAGGACGTGCAGGACCAGGACGGCGCGGCCATCGTCGTCCATGCCACCGCGGATGACTACAAGAGCGACCCCGCGGGCAACGCGGGTGACCGCATCGCCTGCGGCCTCGTGCAGGCGCAGAAGTAG
- a CDS encoding N-6 DNA methylase: MPRAPTAPPLLDEEALVHQFPGLDRRAMGAFYTPAPLVERTLALALAYAGDGPLAVVDPACGAGAFLAAAARARPDAHLAGLELSPEVAHACQTRLSGADIRVGDALRGGLEPLLSRLPPAHREMWIGNPPYNGTSALLKDRDAYARLRALLPLALPPGTSLRDDFAFFLLLAAHRLSSRPGVLAFITPTSLLDAFLYAPLRAALLGMLSLREVVDLGPGAFAGTQVRTCITVWTSPPDSRVQPVFTPYPHPVPLPGGEGQVSTPFTPEAPEWRLAPTPPEAAWLDARWRSEGEPLDTLVPVSLPGVKTRFDELLVDEEPRRLLERLEDFARTPLEELDRFARAHSIPEALLPKLRALKEGPPFTVEPACVRPFFRYAGARHRGTLPSEARAFCYLDRRLIPRGDHRLRGPWDPHRGAVKLLFNVRELPLSAALLEEEGCVHDHRHARFAPLLVPQRVRDEGLDITRVTRSEAELGPLVPNLSPRGLAWAEALGGPLVAYRTIVRFLNGPDVQQRWAPVYGASRVVPVPLAALQP; encoded by the coding sequence ATGCCGCGTGCCCCCACCGCTCCGCCCCTCCTCGACGAGGAGGCGCTGGTCCACCAGTTCCCCGGTCTCGACCGGCGCGCGATGGGTGCCTTCTACACACCCGCGCCGCTGGTGGAGCGGACGTTGGCACTCGCCCTCGCGTACGCCGGGGATGGACCGCTCGCGGTGGTGGATCCCGCCTGCGGTGCCGGTGCCTTCCTCGCCGCCGCGGCTCGCGCCCGGCCCGACGCCCACCTCGCCGGCCTGGAGCTCTCCCCCGAAGTGGCCCACGCCTGTCAGACCCGCCTCTCCGGCGCGGACATCCGCGTGGGTGATGCCCTGCGCGGCGGGCTCGAACCCCTGCTCTCGCGCCTCCCCCCGGCCCATCGCGAGATGTGGATCGGCAACCCGCCCTATAACGGCACCTCCGCGCTCCTGAAGGATCGCGACGCCTACGCTCGACTGCGCGCCCTGCTGCCGCTCGCGCTCCCTCCGGGCACCAGCCTGCGCGATGACTTCGCCTTCTTCCTCCTGCTCGCCGCGCACCGGCTCTCCTCGCGCCCCGGCGTGCTCGCCTTCATCACCCCCACCAGCCTCCTCGACGCCTTCCTCTACGCGCCCCTTCGTGCCGCGCTTCTGGGGATGTTGTCCCTGCGCGAGGTGGTGGACCTCGGCCCGGGTGCCTTCGCCGGCACGCAGGTCCGCACGTGCATCACCGTGTGGACGTCGCCTCCGGATTCGCGGGTTCAACCCGTGTTCACGCCATACCCTCACCCCGTCCCTCTCCCAGGGGGCGAGGGGCAGGTGTCGACACCGTTCACTCCCGAGGCCCCCGAGTGGCGTCTCGCTCCGACTCCTCCCGAGGCCGCATGGCTCGATGCTCGCTGGCGCTCCGAGGGCGAGCCGCTCGACACACTCGTCCCGGTGAGCCTTCCCGGCGTGAAGACGCGCTTCGACGAGTTGCTGGTGGATGAGGAGCCACGACGGCTCCTCGAACGTCTCGAGGATTTCGCTCGTACGCCCCTGGAGGAGCTCGACCGGTTCGCCCGCGCCCACTCCATCCCCGAGGCCCTGCTGCCCAAGCTGCGCGCCTTGAAGGAAGGCCCGCCCTTCACGGTGGAGCCCGCGTGCGTGCGCCCCTTCTTCCGCTACGCCGGAGCGCGTCACCGCGGCACCCTCCCCTCCGAGGCTCGCGCCTTCTGCTACCTGGATCGACGCCTCATCCCTCGCGGAGATCACCGCCTGCGCGGCCCGTGGGATCCCCACCGCGGCGCCGTGAAGCTCCTCTTCAACGTGCGCGAGCTGCCCCTGTCCGCCGCGCTCCTGGAGGAGGAAGGCTGCGTGCACGACCACCGCCACGCCCGCTTCGCGCCCCTGCTCGTCCCCCAACGCGTGCGCGACGAGGGCCTCGACATCACCCGCGTCACGCGCTCCGAGGCCGAGCTGGGTCCGCTCGTTCCCAATCTCTCCCCACGCGGGCTGGCGTGGGCGGAGGCGCTCGGCGGTCCGCTAGTCGCCTATCGGACAATCGTGCGCTTCCTCAACGGCCCCGACGTGCAGCAGCGCTGGGCCCCCGTCTATGGCGCCTCACGTGTCGTTCCTGTTCCCCTGGCTGCTCTCCAGCCTTGA